The Glandiceps talaboti chromosome 1, keGlaTala1.1, whole genome shotgun sequence genome has a segment encoding these proteins:
- the LOC144434178 gene encoding somatostatin receptor type 4-like: MTTAVTLQMPNTTIVDCGGNSSDACVVQPSRPVCPFADEDVMFIFYAVSCAIALFGNLTFLVVVIKVKSMRTMPNFFFINLSVADTLFMVYYTVFLTAKKLMIMPILMFHAKGGNAITDVGFCVSMLTVALISLNRYIAICYPFKAEKLKLQSTSRVIASIAGVWVFGIALAIFDALIYSSNQQKTLFTVLIILLFISITLSIVVVVTTYLVIAKKMLNKKPRYAPAGCNSNSRISEEFHVLLLCVAITVIFFISASPMASVYIVVFFSTILGDSPIDRNRLACLAYVANLMLSLHFTLNPILYNIGSRNHRAAFSKVFCFRRPKILRRRNSNTREPSPINSSNISMTMSTYAEKSVVLNNHC, translated from the coding sequence ATGACGACGGCAGTGACTTTACAGATGCCTAACACAACTATTGTAGATTGTGGTGGTAATTCGTCCGATGCGTGTGTTGTTCAGCCATCAAGACCAGTATGTCCGTTTGCCGATGAAGACGTTATGTTTATATTCTACGCAGTATCCTGTGCCATTGCCCTGTTTGGAAATCTAACATTCTTGGTCGTTGTTATTAAAGTCAAGTCCATGAGAACGATGCCCAATTTCTTCTTCATCAACTTGTCAGTGGCAGATACATTATTCATGGTCTACTATACCGTGTTCCTGACAGCTAAGAAGTTGATGATCATGCCCATTTTGATGTTTCATGCCAAAGGAGGTAATGCTATTACCGATGTCGGATTCTGTGTGTCTATGCTAACAGTTGCTTTGATCAGCTTAAATCGTTACATCGCAATATGTTACCCGTTCAAAGCTGAGAAACTGAAACTGCAGAGTACATCGCGAGTTATTGCCTCTATTGCTGGGGTGTGGGTCTTTGGTATCGCTCTTGCCATTTTCGATGCTCTGATATACAGCAGTAATCAACAGAAAACTCTCTTCACCGTATTGATCATCCTCTTGTTCATCTCCATCACACTCTCTATCGTTGTTGTGGTGACAACCTATCTGGTCATCGCCAAAAAGATGCTGAACAAAAAACCCCGCTATGCGCCGGCTGGATGTAACAGTAACTCCCGTATATCTGAAGAGTTTCATGTCTTACTTCTTTGCGTAGCGATCACTGTGATATTCTTCATCAGTGCCTCTCCTATGGCGAGCGTGTACATCGTTGTTTTCTTCTCGACAATACTCGGGGATTCGCCAATTGATCGTAACCGACTGGCCTGTCTGGCTTACGTCGCCAACCTTATGCTCTCCCTTCATTTTACTCTCAATCCTATACTCTACAACATTGGTAGCAGGAATCACAGGGCGGCGTTCAGCAAAGTGTTCTGTTTCCGAAGGCCGAAGATTCTGCGAAGACGTAACTCAAACACTCGTGAACCCTCACCCATTAATTCATCGAACATTAGCATGACTATGTCGACGTATGCTGAAAAGTCAGTGGTCTTAAACAACCACTGTTGA
- the LOC144436359 gene encoding amidase-like yields MLRFLRHPKRFESLLPRAYSSSSSSGDGDVTAEPVQNVYRAPAVRVPTINKLQDMARKHNMDITLDELQAYRDHMGVLAKSFDVVDSKQEPTLPVKYPRTPGYRPREEDNPLNAWYWRCDIKGAETGKLQGKTFAIKDNVAVAGVPMMNGSYILEGYVPEYDATIVTRILDAGGRILGKAACEDLCFSGNSFTSVKGAIRNPHKRDHSAGGSSSGSGALVASGQVDMAIGGDQGGSIRIPSCWSGIVGLKPTYGLVPYTGIMPIEYTLDHTGPMTKNVYDCALFLEVLAGYDGGLDQRQPVNLAAQEYTKQLSTKLPGIKVGVLKEGFGHDVSENDVDTMVKKAAFQHIVLGAKVTEVSIPAHIDSSHIFLGMALEGTANLMMTGCGGPGSQNTGFYSSSLIDALHKGYRTRSNDMSHILKTILLFGDHLKQEYGGRYYAKSQNIRRELTQAYDKVFEEYDVLMMPTLPYKAPKLPTQSITIPDIYEEALSMIANTSPFNLSGHPALTINTGFSDGLPVGMMIVGRKFEESTVLKVAYAYEKLRDKIESS; encoded by the exons ATGCTGCGGTTCTTAAGACACCCAAAACGCTTTGAGAGCCTCCTCCCAAGGGCTTACAGCAGCTCTTCATCAAGTGGCGATGGTGACGTCACAGCTGAACCTGTCCAAA ATGTGTACCGTGCCCCAGCTGTACGTGTCCCAACCATCAATAAGTTGCAGGATATGGCACGGAAACATAATATGGATATCACTCTTGATGAGCTACAAGCATACAGAG ACCACATGGGAGTTTTGGCCAAGTCTTTTGATGTGGTAGACAGTAAGCAAGAACCAACACTTCCAGTTAAATATCCACGAACACCAGGATATAGACCTAGAGAAGAAGACAATCCACTAAATGCATG GTATTGGCGTTGTGATATCAAGGGTGCAGAGACTGGTAAACTGCAAGGAAAGACTTTTGCCATCAAAGACAATGTAGCAGTAGCAGGAGTTCCTATGATGAATGGTAGCTATATACTAGAGGGATATGTACCAGAATATGATGCAACCATAGTTACCAGAATCCTGGATGCAG GTGGACGCATTCTTGGCAAAGCAGCTTGTGAAGATCTGTGTTTCTCTGGAAATAGTTTCACATCAGTGAAAGGAGCAATCAGAAATCCACACAAGAGAGACCACAGTGCTGGTGGTTCCAGCTCAGGAAGTGGTGCACTG GTTGCCTCTGGGCAAGTAGATATGGCAATTGGTGGAGACCAAGGTGGGTCAATTCGAATCCCATCTTGTTGGAGTGGTATCGTAGGTCTGAAACCCACCTACGGGTTGGTACCATACACTGGAATAATGCCAATTGAGTATACCCTTGATCATACAGGACCAATGACAAAGAACGTGTATGACTGTGCATTATTTCTTGAG gtTCTTGCAGGTTATGATGGAGGTCTCGATCAAAGACAGCCAGTCAATCTTGCAGCGCAAGAATATACAAAACAG CTGTCAACCAAGTTACCAGGTATAAAGGTTGGTGTACTCAAAGAAGGATTTGGCCATGATGTCTCTGAGAATGATGTAGATACAATGGTCAAAAAAGCAGCTTTTCAACATATTGTACTGGGGGCAAAGGTCACTGAAGTATCCATTCCAGCACATATTGATA GTAGTCATATATTTCTTGGTATGGCACTAGAAGGTACAGCTAACCTGATGATGACAGGATGTGGTG GGCCTGGATCACAAAATACAGGTTTTTACTCTTCAAGTCTCATAGATGCATTACATAAAGGTTACCGCACTAGAAGTAATGACATGAGTCATATTTTGAAA ACAATTCTTTTGTTTGGTGACCACTTGAAACAAGAGTATGGTGGTCGTTATTATGCCAAAAGTCAGAACATAAGAAGAGAACTTACCCAGGCATATGACAAAGTATTTGAAGAGTATGATGTCCTGATGATGCCAACACTTCCGTACAAAGCCCCCAAACTACCAACACAAAGTATTACCATTCCAG aTATATATGAGGAGGCATTGTCAATGATTGCTAACACATCACCATTCAATCTAAGTGGCCATCCAGCTCTCACTATAAATACTGGTTTCTCTGATGGTCTACCAGTTGGTATGATGATAGTGGGAAGGAAATTTGAGGAGAGTACTGTCCTGAAGGTGGCCTATGCTTATGAGAAGCTAAGAGACAAGATTGAGAGCTCATAA